In Panulirus ornatus isolate Po-2019 chromosome 13, ASM3632096v1, whole genome shotgun sequence, the genomic window GACCTGATGACCATCGCCCAGACTCTCCTCAAAAGGAGTCCGAACTGGAGTCCCGATAGACATTGACGATaattcactccctcccccccaacgcaccacacacacacacacacacacacggggcaaaatacgagtttaaaactctctctctctctctctctctctctctctctctctctctctctctctctctctctctctctctctctctctctctacaccacccACAGACCACAGTGTCCACACCATGCACCACCCACAGACCACAGAGTGTCCACACCATATACCACCCACAGACCACAGTGTCCACACCATGCACCACCCACAGACCACAGTGTCCATACCATACACCACCCACAGCATCCACACCCCACAGCACCCACACCCTAcagcacccacacaccacaccctatagcacccacaccccacagtacCCATACGACGCAGGTAACAAcctctgctcttcctcctcctcctcctgcagacagAAGCGTGTGAGTGACCAGAGGCTGGCCGAGCTGGAGACCCTCCTGGCGCTGGCCAAGATGAAGAACCGCAAGTACGTCACGCTACCCGTTGGCTTCGGTCTCATCGACGTCAAGCAGATGTGAGTATACGGTGTGGCTGGCATgtgcctggctgtgtggtgggtgtggtggcagcctGCTACGTGTGTGGAGGGTGTTTGTGGCAGCCTGCCacgtgtgtggagggtgttgtgGCAGCCTGCCacgtgtgtggagggtgttgtaGCAAGCTCTCacgtgtgtggagggtgttgtaGCAAGCTCtcaagtgtgtgggagggtgttgtagcAAGCTCtcaagtgtgtgggagggtgtagtgGCAAGCTCtcaagtgtgtgggagggtgttgtagcAAGCTCtcaagtgtgtgggagggtgttgtagcGAGCTCTCACACGTGTGGAGGGTGTTGTAGCGAGCTCTTAGATACGTGGCAGGTATAACACCATAGCGTAAGGTGTGTATGTAGTGAGTGTTGCTGTGCAGTCTGAGGTCTTTTAACCTGGAGGACAGACGTGCCATACAGAGCAGGGAGGGTCGACCCGTGTGACGTGCACGGGATCAGGGGTGAGGCGAGGACGTCGGCCGTTGCGAGTGGACGGAGAGACGGAGGTGAGGGTCATGATGCGAGCGAGGGTAGACGTGTGACGCAACACGGATGATAGACAGTGTTGGAAAATATAAGGAATATAGGCATCATGCATAGGCATGGGTTGGGTTGGATGCATAGGCATCATGCAAAGGCATGGGCGGGATACATAGGCATGTAGAGGCATGGGTTGGATGCATAGGTATCATGTAGAGGCATGGGTTGGATGCATAGGCATCATGTAGAGgcatgggttgggttgggtgcaTAGGCATCATGCAGAGGCATGGGTTGGTTGCACAGGCATCATGTACAGGCATGGGTGGGACGCACAGGCATCATGTACAGGCATGGGTGGGACGCACAGGCATCATGTACAGGCATGGGTGGGACGCACAGGCATCATGTAAAGACATGGGTTAGATGTACAGGCATCATGTAGAGGCATGGGTTGGATGTAATGTTATTAGAATTATGACTGAAAGAATATGGTGTTTGGTTCAACGGTAGCTCCAGAGAGGGGAATCGTGTGTCGGtaacgtgtgtgttgtgtgtgtgtctgtattcatgtatatttatacatgtacCCCACATATAGCTAGGCTGTCGAGGAAACGTACCTTAGGCACACTCGCGACCCCGAAGAACATTCTCTCTCATTTCAAGCGCCAATTATCCACCAGGCAATTAAGGCCATTTGACCACCATGCAGCAGTGGCTCCTGGGCATTACATTTACCATGACTTTAGCATTATCTTCCGTCAAGCTTACCGTATTGTAATATAGCACCTTTGTGAATGCATGACCAGACGACTTCATTGCCCAAGCCCGATCTGTTTCGGGTCGGTGATTCTCCTCTCTTTGGTCGTGACTGTACGACTCCTCTGGTAATTAATATGAAGAGCTGCAGTTTCTGCTGCGCTCTTGTCCCTGTGAATATTGGGGGAATAATCGAGCCTCAGTCATCCCCCAAGTGCTCTCACGACAAGTATAAATGGAACATGCTATTCTCTGTGTGTGGCTCTGTGCTACTGGGTGATGATGAAGGGTTTGGATAGCATGAGACCAGCACGAGAGCGACTCTTGGGTCTCTTTGTCAGCGTCCAGCCAGAGTTCTTAATCCCTGGCGTCCACGATGCGAATGCTCTTCGTTGCGGGCCGTGCAGACGCGGTGGTTTAATCACGTACATTCGGTGGTCAGGAGCTGCTGGCATAAAACTGCCTTCTGTCCATCATTAGTTGATTGATTAGTATTTAATCACTTCCAGTAATTCGCCTGGAGCTCGCATCACACACGGGAGGCTGGATTAACAAGCACCCGTGTGAAGGATTTGATGTCTATGTATTTATTAACACGTATTTACCATAACGAGTGATTCTAACATGTAACTTAACAGTATTTCAGTGATTCCAAGACGTTATACTATAGTCTCTGTGACGCGCTACCCTCCATCCTCCTACTTGCAGTGGTCGACGCAAgagggcagcagcagccgccgccaaCGGCCTAGACGTCAGCAGCCGGGACATGCCCCAGCAACTGGACGAGTACGACATCGGCGATCTCCTCTCTGACCTCTCCAGCGTCCTCTCCAACGACTCCCTGCGGGAGGACCGGAGCATGGAGGACAGCAGCTACCCCATGGAGGACCTCAGCCTGGCGGAGGTGGTGAAGGAAACaggcaggaaggccagcaggatGAAGGAGGAGCACCTGCCGGCCGGCGTGAGGGAAGCCCCTCCGGCCATCCTCTTCGGCGTGAGGGACGTGCCCCACCACAGGTTTATCTAGGTCAGTCTTACCCCCACCAAACACTCGTTCAACCGAAACAGATGTTACGCTTGAACTTTTAGGGCAACCTCTCAGCTCAAGTAATACCTCGAGGTCACGTCTGTAAACCTTCTCAGATATTTATATCTAAAGGAAATAATCGCATCACAGAGCCTCTTTCAAGCGTCAGCATCAGTTTTCCAAACATAATCCTCGCCAAACAAATTTATTTGAGTTGTTTGAGGATTTCCTTTCTTGGGAGGGGGTCTTGAGTTGTGCCAGGAATTCCTgcggctccaaggctgcgctactcccaCTAGCAGGGAAATGACGATGGTCTTCTTTAGAGGCtggagttcttcgacgagactggaCTCCCGAAATTACAGCCTCGTTAAAGGTGACATTTCAGTCGTGTAGTAaactcgagcaggcggagtcttGTCATACCCCCACCCAACATGTATACAATATATGTACAATTAACCTGTGCCTGAGATAGACGTGTCCACATATTGTTCGTGCACtccaagacatcatcatcatctgtttgtTTGCACATCCCTGTTTCTCTCATGAATGAATGACGTCTTTATCAATCTTTTGATATATGATACACCTTTTTTTCGGGTAGGTTTTACGCGTGGCTTCCCTGTGTGAAAGACAACAGACCCGCTTACACAAATACCTTACGCCATCctatccctcaccacaccacacgacaccacacacacacacacacacacattaatggtCTTTGACGTAGGCTGTCTGCTGGACGTAGTTATAAATCCCTAATCTATATatagatggtaaagcagaaggttcctttccccctttttttgcaCTTGTCATTTCAGCCAAAAGAATAGATACGTATGAGGGAGAGTCACGTAAATACTGACATGGGAGTTACGTTAGAATGGATGGAAAGCATTGTCTTCTCGGCCTCGAGACGCTCTGGGAAGGGTTGAGGTATTTGACCTTCTTATCTGTAAAGAAAGAGTTTGaaacgtacatacttaacagtctTGTTTACTGATATGATGAAATGATTTGTCTATTTGTGATTTAATCATATTCATAGTTTACGGTTTGATGGGTAGTTTAATCCAGTATCATCTTTACGCTATTACATGCCGTTTACATTCATCTTAatcccttaacacatcccactgAAACATACAGAAAGCCATATAAACCAAACTCTGTCCCCAAGAGCTACAAACCTCATAGAGCAAAGATGCACATTACGTCAAAGCCACTCATCATCAGCACAAAATACAAAAACTCGAAACgctaccctcaccaaccatctgACAGACAAACCAACAGCAAACTGGCGTATGTAGCACAACATGGTGAATCACAGAACCCACAGCACCGGACTCTGgcgaatgataaaaaaaagaattaatatcGACACCATCCCGGCTCCCACACACGGAGCGTTGTAAACCCCAACTCAACAATTTCCCTTCtgccagagaacacacacacacgctacaccgcaccacaccacaccacacacacacacatacacaccacacacacatacgcaccacaccacccacccacacacaccacaccacaccacaccacatacacatacacaccacacacacatacacaccacacacacatacacaccacacacacaccacatacacatacacacatacacaccacactcacacacaccacaccacaccacaccacacacacacacacacacatatatcaaacATTACTTAAAGAGCCACAAACCTACCGCAACCCTGCACGGGACAGTCGTGAAAAGTCCATATAAAATTCTGCATAATTCACCACAACTGTAAACGACATCCCTAACTCAAGTAACACCTTGAGGATAACCTATACGACAGCCCATAACAACACATCCGAACGTTCACGTAACACACTTTGGTCCAGGAGAGTTCCAAATGCTCACGTGACAGCTTCGACCCTTCCTGGCCTCACAACAAAGTCCAACACATCTGGAAACATGCCAACATAATACCCATCCTATAAACCCTTCCAAACcaacgtcctctcctcctcccatcccatgtTACGAACGTGATCAGTATCCAAACTCCTCAGACAACCAATTCAAAATAGGTTCAGTCAAAGCATGTGACTCTCGACCAGCCCAGCATGGCTTCAGATCCAAGTGCTTCCTTACCACACTTTACATGCAAACCTCAGAGAATTCTTTAGGGTTTCGACTAACCATAGTCATCCTCCCTCACAATTCTGATGACGGTATATATCATCCTTTAAAGCATTCAGCTCTGTTCCCCCATCATATCCTCACACGATACTTGACGTAACAGAATATTGACAAAAAactagaaaaaataaagaataccAACACCATTAATTGCTCGCAAGCCGGTGTCATCAACAGAGGCCACACTTCCAAAACACAAACTCTACAGTGGAGTCTTCCAGGGAGCTTTTCTAACTCCACTCCTCTTCAATCTTATTTTCCTGCATCATAGCCATCCGCCTACACCTAACAAACCAGTGCGAACGTCCTCTCATATGCTGTCGACCTCACAGTTACATGCCAGCACTACACAAACAACAGTAAACCTATAGCACTACAGCACACAGGTAAAACACTTCGACCAGAATTCTGTTGATCTGTGGGTCACCACAGGTGGGGGACAGTTAGGAGGAGGTTCTTTGGCGTAAAACTCTGTGAGAAGGTCTGGTAGCAAGGGAATGTGGCATCTTCGCAGCCCAAGGGTGATGGCTTgcttaatgattattattatggaTGACTTTCGAAAAGCATTGGGAAGTCAACGAAGGCATGAGCCACCAATGGTCATGCGTCTTTTGTAAGCTGCGGaggaagtccaggaaactgacgaaggtAGTGGGTAGTTAAGGAGGTCTACATATTACCAAACTTCTGACGATTACGGAACTTGCAATGTGTAATGAGCTCGGATAAACACAAACTTTCCCATAACACCCTGGGTATCGGGGCGATAGCAGTGGATCGTACGTAACTCACTGAGATTCTGGGTTGGGTGACTTGGGTATTAGGAGAACAAATGGAGCATTCCAATTTGTTGGGCAGTTTCAGTGCTAGAGAGAGGTATTGATTATGCTGCAGAAAAGTTTCTGTAACATTTGTAGGAGTTTGGATCGCTTCGAGAACCCCATGTAGAGTCACACTGGTAAGATAATAGGCGAATTGGAACGCTTTAACTTGAAGCTGTATATCCGTTAGGTGATTTCAAATGTATGCCTCAGGGGGTGTTGGCATGAGATAGGCTAGGAGGCAGGTGTCTGGCATATGTTAGTGAATTCGATAGGCAGAGCTGTGTTGTCACTGGGGGGGGGATGATCAACACAGTCTTAAATCGCTCATAGAAAGGATGGAATTTACTTGTTTAACTTGATCAGTTTCCCAAATCGCTGTCATTTCTTGGGCAGTCTCATGTCTCGTATATTAGCTGGTAGTAAGATTTCCTGACGAAGCGTTTCACGAATTATATTTGTAAGGAAGCCTTTGTCAGTGATCCTGTGACAAAAGACAAGCTCTTGTTGGTGCTGTACTGTCTTAGTTTAggatgtgatccaggacacgaCAGCTGGGTGTAGTTTTCCAGATCTCTCGTGGATCAAGCCGATGGTATTGATGTAAGCATCCCTCTAGCTTACACGTCACCCATGCATTGCTTTTTCGTTCAGGGAAACCGAACGATCCGTGCCCAAGTCGACCTATTGTGGCGTCAGTATCCGAACTTGAATGTACTGACATCCAACCCCGTATGGTAGGTCATCGTGGAGGTCAGGTGGGAAACTAGATCTCTTTTGGGCGTGCTTGCCACCCGATGAATGGCACTGGTTTGGGTATGACTTACTGGCCAGCCAGCCATATCGATTAGAGTAAGATAAATGTTTTATGAAGAATTCAGCTTTTCTCGCATGTCCACAGTTGGTCACATCATGCCACAATCACCCATGTAGTACCATGTAATTAATCACCAATTCCCCACAGTCACTCACCCAACGATTAGAAAATTTTCGAGTAGAACCATTTGAGGAGCGGAAGTGTATTAGTCCGCCAAGGAACGCAGCCTCCATCCACTGCCCGTGTTCCGTGTGCTACAACACGGCCGCCGCTGCTGCCCTCATCCCTGTCAATATTATTGGCAGTTGGCCTCTTGGGGAAACCCTCCACCAGCTTACAGCAGCTTGTCCCTCCCGTCCTACCAACCAGCAAGCCTTCCAGCCCTGGCCACCCTCCCTGCACCCCACTACACAGTCACATCtcgccctcacctccaccagacaCCATCCCCCCTAACCCTAAGACATTAAatccccctacatacacacagctCCAGCAGAGGCAGCGCAACGAGGATAAGGTAACTGGTTGGCGAGTAGATCGACCCGTGACATCTTGAGCACACCACTGCTCACGTTGGTGCTCCGTGGCTACAGTATGTGGTGAAGTAAGCGGCCGTGCTGGATTGTATAGGTGGTAAGGAGAGCGCCCATGCTGCGCCCTACAGGTTGCAAGGGGCGCAGTTGCTGTGGGTTCTGCAGGTTGTAAGGGATGCAGCCGTTGCACGAAGTTGTGTTGCCATGTGCCGTCTGCATACGAGAGGATTTTCACAAGTGTTTTGCAGGAGGCGATGGAAGGCCATATAGCAAGAGATGGAAGAGGGCTGGAGAAAGACTCCTCACAGAACTCCACCGTCGAGTTTCATCATTCTAATGGTGAAGCCTTGGCGAGTGACTTAGTGGCCAGCTATGAAGTTAGCTAACCATAATCTGTCCGAGTTGCAGTGGGGTTGGTCGACTCTTTGTATGAGGATTTGCCGGGAGATGGTGTTCAATGTCTTTTGACGATGTCtactgcaggggaggagggggttgaagcTTTCCAGGATGTATTGTGCGAGGAGTTTAGTGGTGGAATGACTGGGACTATTGCAatgttagtggtagtagtaataacaatgagccattaaaaaggaaaatacagtatttttttttttttttactcaaattttGTGTACATTAAACTGGAGCAGTTTAAATTGTATATACATAATAGAACTAACGATTCTTTTCTTCCTTCAGATGGTGAGGAAGACAGCACACACCTACAAGATCTGCCAGATTTATAATTCTTTAAGCtagtcaccttttttttccccccactacgTTTACTGACTTCGATGTTACATTCGAAGCGGTTCGAACACTGGGAGCCTGCTTCAAAAGACGAGCTACTGCTGATGAATAAAGGCTTTGAAGTCACATCCATAGAATAATTTTGAGCCAACAGCAACAGTTTCCTTTAGATGATTCACACCTGAAGACAGTAGAGAAGACAGCGCTCGAACGCCAACATTTTGTGATATATTTTGTGTGTCCGACGTCAGAGGTGAACAAGCGGAACACAGCCAACCCACCGAAGCAAGGGATCACTTGCTGCTGGAGTTAGTGTAAATAAGAAGCATTCCCGAGTATGTCTTAGTTAGCCAAAGGAAAACCTAGAGATGATGTACAGTTGTTAAGAGCAAGATGGGTGTTTAGTTTTTTCTCCTCTGGTCAACTGTAAGGATAGCCTCGTATCATAAATCTTAAAATATTTATTATTCCTTTATAAAAAAGAACTTGAATGTGTATAACGAAATTATTCCaaacatttttgtttctttttttgtggcAACATTTCCCCAAGTATGCTATTATTTATTTGTATCATACTTAACCATGTATCTGATGATGAAATTTACTGTGTAAGACACCACATGTTGGGTTACCCATAGATCTGCTTATTAGTGTAGTAATGTGTTGTTGTGTCACAGAGGAGGGACGCGTTCACCACCAATGGTCAGGTCCAGGCTGTGCCACGGTCACCACCAATACCAACActttaaataaaaagaaatattgaaaatcATGATCGGTACTCGTTCAATCCTGTCACCAGTTCTCACAGCATACAAATTGTGGGTTTACAGTATATGTTAAATGATTATCAGAGAATACAAATTGTCATATCttaatataaataaattaaacatgaTTACTTGTTTATGGTGACATGATTAAGCAAAAGTTCCGACATATAGTCTTTAATTAAGGTACTAATGGTGTTCCTACAGTTGGGACAAAGCCTTTCTAACCTGAGAGCAAGCCGTTTCTACAGCGTTCTGCTTAATGTTACTACCAAGTCAGAAGTGCACATGATCCACCAAGGTACTGACCCATCCATTCCCTACCTACTATTACCCGTGCATCATCCCCCCTACCTCTAACCTGTCTGGTGGTACGGACAGCGAGATAACAGCACAAGACCACAAAACTTGTAGTAATACTTCTTGACAGAACTTGAACAAAAGAGGGTCAGGATTACCATAACGATGGTGGCCCCAaaaaccctcctcccacccaccctgtgTTGAGGCTGGAGGTCCTCCATAAAGCTTAGTAACAGTGTCTGCTTAACGATTTATTTCCTTGTATAGAATTTGGTTCCAGAGCTAATTTTATAACTACAGTGGAAAAAAGCGTAGCTTAAAGTGTGTCACTGCACATCAGTGTGAAGAGTGAGTATTAATTGATGAGGAATGACACCGTTGTTTAAGCCAATATATGAACATTTTCAGGTATCCCTTAAACGTTTAAGTTGTTTCTGCCATTCAGAGTTCGTTACAAATTCTGACAGTTATGTATTTGTAAAGTTTCTCTCTTGATCTCATTAAAGACTGTCTTGAATTATTTAGATAAGTAAAATTTTTCTGCATCCTTAGAACTGGCGAGTGAATGCTGACATTATTAACctaagaccccccccctcccacaatcagTAACTGTCctacgccaccacaccacccgaTGGGTATCCACATTATGTTGTGGCTGAAGAACTTTACTGCCTGCAGTGCCAACGGAAATCATACAGCCTACAAGATGCCAATCATCACTACAGTGCCCATGGGAACTCTACATGTCTATCAGGAGCTATTCCTCTGTATGGTCACCCACCCCCTTTAACTTGTGTGGTAAACCAGCTGTAGTATCTCAAACCACTTGACAGCGGAGccctcccatgtacaccactGAACCCAACCCACAATATcttacaagcatatatatatatatatatatatatatatatatatatatatatcacaaatgaTACTAAATCAACAGAGCATCTTTATACATAATCCAAACGCAATAAAGAACTTCATGGAAGACTTTAGTGCACACAAGACAATAACTAGTCAGACTCATGTCGATATGCTTGGCATATTGTCCCAGATTATTATACTCATCACTGACATGCTGTTCCAGACTGGAGACAGCATTGGCATAATATCACATCACTGCTGTGTTGCCCCAGACTGATGACAACACTCATGGTGTCCCACGCGGATCACATCACTGCTATGCCGTCCTAAACTGTAGACATCACTGCCATGCTGCTCCAGATTGTCGGCATCACCACTGGCATGCTGCGTAAACCTGACCAGTGGGATACAATGTGTCAAGTAATGCCACTTGTAGGTGTCCCTGAAGCATATGTATGGCGGCCACCTCCAAACTGGTACGTCCAGTGTAAGTGATCCTCTAACCGTCCTTTGCCCTCTGGTCTCGCGTTCACACCAGATACTGAACTGTGGGAAACAGAAATAGGAATCACTTGGTTACAACGTATTACACACTGCAAGGCGTCAGCTGAGCGTTCTCAATAATACGCTATAACAAACAAGAAATACACTTAAGCCTATGAACCTGTACATAAGTAATGCCATCCCAGCTCACTATATTTCTATACAATCCTTTGGACTCCATATCTAATGCATACTTCCTAACTGCCCTTCACTTACCGGAACTCGAACTTAAAACCAGAAATTATTCAGTCGCTTGTTGCTACGATATCAAACAGAAATGTCGACATATTAAGGATGTACGAAATGGGATCAAtatgcctttttttctctctctctcaaccatgtctTCTGTAGGGCGTACGTCCTCATCCCGGCACTATATTCTCTAGTGTCCCCACATCAACAAGGCAAGGCTTCTGGGTAGGAGCTGCTATAACGTAAGTATGAAGCCTGCGGGCCACACACTGACGCCTTCACATACCCAGGAAACGAAAATCCTACCTTCGCagtctttttctctctcgtatAACATacg contains:
- the LOC139752890 gene encoding uncharacterized protein isoform X2, yielding MTTMRLLLLLVVCCALLAPPAAARPPHRQKRVSDQRLAELETLLALAKMKNRKYVTLPVGFGLIDVKQIGRRKRAAAAAANGLDVSSRDMPQQLDEYDIGDLLSDLSSVLSNDSLREDRSMEDSSYPMEDLSLAEVVKETGRKASRMKEEHLPAGVREAPPAILFGVRDVPHHRFI
- the LOC139752891 gene encoding uncharacterized protein gives rise to the protein MDVADTFVSVDTDEQFSIWCERETRGQRTVRGSLTLDVPVWRWPPYICFRDTYKWHYLTHCIPLVRFTQHASGDADNLEQHGSDVYSLGRHSSDVIRVGHHECCHQSGATQQ
- the LOC139752890 gene encoding uncharacterized protein isoform X1, which gives rise to MEVMTTMRLLLLLVVCCALLAPPAAARPPHRQKRVSDQRLAELETLLALAKMKNRKYVTLPVGFGLIDVKQIGRRKRAAAAAANGLDVSSRDMPQQLDEYDIGDLLSDLSSVLSNDSLREDRSMEDSSYPMEDLSLAEVVKETGRKASRMKEEHLPAGVREAPPAILFGVRDVPHHRFI